The Candidatus Thermoplasmatota archaeon DNA window TTGACACTTGGGGGAGCGGGAACCCTAGGATTGTGCATTGATGGAAGATAGAATCGCGGTTGTTGGTGCTGGTTCCACGAAGTTCAGACCGGACACGTCAGAACAGAACTGGAAGGAACTGATGTTTGAGGCTGCGTCCAAAGCATATCTGGACGCGGGGCTGAACCCGAGGAAGGACATAGACAGCTTCGTCACTTGCGCGGAGGATTACTGGGAAGGCTTCAGCATATACGACGAGTTCGTGCCCGACCAGCTCGGGGCGGCGATGAGGCCCACGTGCACCGTGTGCGGGGACGGCCTCCACGGGCTTGCGATAGCGTGCATGCAGATAATGTCGGGCATGGTGGACGTCGTGGCTGTTGAATCGCACAGCAAGATCTCGGACCTGAACACGTACAACGACGTGGTCCTCTTCGCGTTCGACCCCATATACAACAGGCCCCTTGCCGGGCATCCATACTACGTGGCGGGAATGGAGATGAACGCGTTCCTGAACGGCTCGGGCAACACGGAAGAGCAGTGCGCCGGGGTCGCCAGCAAGAACATGACGAATGCGTTGAAGAACCCGCTAGGTGCGTACGGCAAGAATGTCGGCGTGGGCGATGTGATGGGCTCCGAGCCCATGTTCAGCCCCGCGAAGAAGCTGGACATCGCCGAGCTCGTGGACGGTTCCATTGTCCTTGTCCTTGCGCGGGCGGAGAAGGCGAAGGACATCACTGACAATCCCGTCTGGATAACGGGCTTCGGATGGAACTCCGGCACGCCCTGGCTGGAAGGGAGAGCCTGGGGTCGGGCTTCCTATGCGGAAGAGGCCGCCAAGATGGCCTACAAGATGGCGGGCATCGCCGAGCCGAGGAGCGAGATCGGCTTCGCTGAGGTCGATGACAAGTTCTCGTACAAGGAGCTCATGCACCTCGAGGCGGTCGGTCTGGCGGGAAAAGGCCAGGCGGGAAATGACCTGGAGAACGGCAGGTTCCAGCCTGACGGGGACATTCCGATCAACGCCTCAGGAGGCTCGCTCGGATGCGGGAACCTGATCGAGGCTTCCGGACTGCACCGAGCTCTGGAGGTCGTCCTTCAGCTCAGAGGGCAGGCGGATGGAAGGCAGCTGAACGATATTGAGAGAGGGCTCGCCCAGTCCTGGAGAGGTGTGCCCACCGCCTCCGGGGCGGTAGCGGTATTCGAGAGGTGATGAGATGAGAAAAGTTTGCGTTCTCGGCGGCGGGATGACGATTTTCAGGAGAAGGCTTCAGGAAACGGGAAAGGAGATGAGCTATGAGGCCACCAAGATGGCCCTGGAAGAGGCGGGGCTGGAGCTGAAGGATGTGGACAGCGTTGTGATGGGCTCGGCGCCCGACGCGTTCGATGGCATACACATGAAGGGCGAGAACCTGCTCGACGGAGCTGGCGGGGCTGGGAAGCCCTACCTTAGGGTCTTCGTCGGCGGCGGTACTGCGGTCTTCACGCCCATTGCGGGCTGGTGGCACATCGCTTCCGGGATGGCGGACGTCTGCCTTGTTGTTGCAGAAGAGAAGATGTCGAGTGTCTTCCCGCACCCGCAGTCGGCGTTCGGACACATCTGGGACCCGATACTCGACCGCCCGCTAAAGCCCAACCTCGTGTGGATATTCGCCATGGAGATGAACAGGTACATGACCGTGCACGGCATCAAGAAGGAGGACATCGCCAGGGTCGCGGTCAAGAACAAGAGGAACGCGCTGGACCACCCGTGCGCGCAGCTGGCAGCAAACCTGACGATCGACGACGTGCTCAACTCGGAGATGATGGCGTGGCCCGTCCAGAGACTGGACATCAGCCCGCCGAGCGACGGCGCGTCCGCGATGATCCTCGCGTCGGAGGAGGTCGCGAAGAAGCTCACGGACGACCTGGTCTACCTCGACGGCGCGGGATGGTGCATCGACAGCACGATGTGGACGGACAGGGACCTCTACTTCCCGGAGTACGTGGCCGGAGCCGCCAAGATGGCGTACAAGATGGCGAAGATCGAGAACCCGCGAAAGGAGATCGACGTCGCCGAACCCTACGACCCGTTCGACTACAAGGAGCTGCACCACATGGAGGGTCTGCTCCTGTGCGACAAGGGAGAGGCCCCGATTCTTACGCGGGAGGGAGTCACGGAGCGTGACGGTGACCTTCCAGTGTGCCCGTCCGGCGGGCTTCTCGGCGTCGGAAACCCGATCGCCGCCACGATGGGGATCAAGGCTTGCGAGATATACTGGCAGCTCGCGGGGAAGGCGGGAAAGCGGCAGGTTCCGAATGACCCGCAGGTGGGCATCTGCCAGGCGTGGGGTGACCTGATGCAGTATGGCAGCGTGCTCATAATGAGGAGGGGGTGACGTGACGAAACCAGAGAACCCGAAAGGAGTGGAGCTTTCCTCGAAGCAGATGAAAGAGGGCGACGTGATAGTGAACAAGTGGGACCCCAGGGTCAAGTACGCCTGGGCGACGGGAGAGGCGATATCCAGATTCCTCGAGGAGATGAAGAACGGGAAGCTCATCGCGCGCAAGTGCGACTCGTGCAAGAGGATACTCTTCCCGCCGAGGATGTTCTGCGAGGAGTGCTTCAAGCCGACGACCGAGTGGGTGTACATCAAGGACACCGGCAAGATAGAGACGTACTCCATCTCGTACCTGGACAAGGACGCGAGGAGGATCACGGACCCGATCTTCGTGGGCGTGGTCTCGATAGACGGCGCGTCCGAGAAGATGGGCATAATGCACTACTTCGACGAGACGACGAAGGAGGAGATAAGCATCGGCATGCCCGTGAAGGCCGTCTGGAAGCCGCCCGAGGAGCGTGAGGGGGCGATCACGGACATCAAGTACTTCCGCCCGCTCAAGGAGGGAGAGGAATGAGCTTCACGCACTGGCACGGGGACATGGAGGCGCAGTACATCTACACCGCTGGAATCGCTGGTGAGCGCTTCTTCCGCGAGCTCAAGGACAACGGCAAGCTCGTGGGGACGCGCTGTCCGAAGTGCGACATCACGTACGTGCCACCGCGGATGTACTGCGAGAAGTGCTTCACGGAGCTGGACGAGTGGAAGGACGTGCCCCTCGAGGGCGAGGTCGTTGCCCACACGGAGGTCCACGTGGACATCGAGGACAAGAAGCTCGCCGAGCCGTTCGTGATCGGCTTCGTTCGGATCGACGGCACGCAGGGGGGCCTGGTCCACTACATCAAGGCTGCCGAGGTCAAGAACGGGATGAAGGTGAAGGCCGTGCTGAAGGCCGACCGTGTCGGGTCCATCCTGGATATCGAGCACTTCGCGCCGTAGCTGGCGGTAGCGTCTGCCCAAGGCTTTCTCAATCCTGAGGCTTGCTTAGAGGAGGATAGAAGTGGGATAGTAGTAGGACTATTGTTGAAACGGAGTTAGGCCTTGGTTGAAACGGAGCTATGACGGAGCTAGAACGGAGCTATATCGGAGCTATGCCTTGGTTGTATAGGAGCTATTACGGAGCGAGTATGCATCTATCTAGAAGCACCGTTGGAGAGATCTAGTCGCACCTTGAGCCCGAGCCCCTCCAAGGTCACTGGTAGCCCCAGGTCAGAGATGTTCTCAATAGTGATAACATCCTCGACACCACCCAGCCTGAGTACGAAGTAGTAGGGAGCGTCCTCAACTGTCAGAGCGATCTCGAATGCATCGGTGAGCGGACACTCGAACAGTGATGTCTTGCCCTGGCGTAGGATGAACCAGCCGTCGTCGCCCTCGAGCGAGGTTCCCGCCAGGACGAATGGGACTGTGGGCTCTTCTCCCCTGGTGTGGGATTCCATCCACTTGCTGAGGAAGAGGTTGTATCCCGACGTCCTCTTCGCGATCCCATTGTAGAAGCGTCTCTGCGATTCACGCAAGGAGCGCCACGTCTCGACGCCATCCGCGAAGTGGTTCCTATTCCTCTGCTGCACCGGCGATCTCGGATTGTGCGGTATGACGTGAGTCCTGAGGAAGTTGACGCCGTTCCTGTTGACAGCAGTCATCTTGTCTATGGTCCCACTGAACTTGGTTCCGAACGAGTTCTTTATCTTCACATTCTCCCCCTCTGGGAAAAGTCCCTGTTGTTATTCTCGTCCGGGATATATGAATGCTGTGTTAGTGACAAACCTGTGGCAGGGATGTGATTGACGTTGGAGGGGCTTGCGATCCAGCTCCAGAAATGTCGCACTCCTCATTGGAGTCTGACATTCTCGGGAACTGGCCAGTAAAAGAGCGCCGGGGGGAGATTCGAACACCGTTTTACTGGCAGATCCCCTACCAGCCGTCGCGCCCCTTTCGACGGGGGCCGGCGGGTCGGCAAGCCTGGGGCGGTCGAGAATGCCTTCTAACAGGTGGGGCGGACTCCACTCACGTCCGACTTGTGCTGCTATCCAATCAAGCGACCCGGAGAAAGCCTAATCATGAGGACGGTCTCATCTTTTTCTTTTATCTTCACAGAAGAATCTTTAATATAACTCGAAATTATGCTGTTGTGAAGAAAAGGAGGTGGTATCTATTCCGGAGGATTTCTTCAGGAACCGTGAACAAGTAAGGACTGAGATTAGAAAATGTGCACTTCTTGGCGGCATTATTGTGGGGCTTGGCCTTCTGTTTGCTTCATTAGGAGTCGTTGGTGATGCCTTGGACGTCTCTCTTGGCTTAGAGTCAATATCCTGGTTATTGCTGGCAGTTTTCTTCGGTCTGGCTTCTTTGGGTCCTCTCATGCACTCGGTGGCCGCTAAGCACTTGTATGGGATAGAGTCCGAACGTCAAGAGAGGCAGTGATTCCACAGTATCCACAGTTTGACTCTTGGGCCAGTAAAGAGCGCCGAGGGGGAGATTCGAACACCGTTTTACTGGTAGACCTACTCATCCAGTCGCTGATGGTCCCGTGCTTGTTTCGAAAGCTTTTCCAGGAAGCCTTTCAGCTCTGGGAAGCCAGTCTCAAAAAGCCGTCGTATTGCCTGTGAACAGGCGCGCAGAGCTCTTTCCTTCTCCTCCTGGTATCTGGCATGTTTCGACTCAAATCTTGATTCTCTTTCTTTGCGCTCGCCAGGTTTCTCTTTACTGAGGAAAGGTGGATGTAGGTCATCCCTCAACGATCTGAGATAGTCCTTGAATGCACTGATAGCAACATATCCCTCTTGCACATCATTCTGAATCTCCACAGGGAGCATCAATAGGCGTCCTGTAACTTTGCCGTAAGCATAAGTCATTGGCCATCTGCCTATCTCAAGGTCCTGGTCTGCCACCTCTATCAAGGAGGCAAACTCAAGTAGCTCCACAGCTAGAGCTTTCATGAGAGCGACATCCTCTCTTAGAGAGGGAAGGCTCGTGATGAGGCTACGGACAGAAATGAGGTATCTAGCAATCACAGGTGCCGATGACCCCAAGTCTTCCCGGTCAAACCTCACGTAATCCGAAATTAACGGACCTAGGCCAGACATGTCAATGCCTTTCTCAGCAAACACAGCGACTGGCTTCTCCGCTTCGTAGGCCATTCCGATCTCCGAATGAACCCACTCTGGTCCTTTCCATTTCTCTGTCTCTGAAACTCTGTCCCTTCTGGTGATAACTGCCACAAGTACGTCGGAGTCCCTTATCCTCTCTCTGATCTTCTCATGAGGAGGGGAAGGTTCAGGCTCCTTGCCAGAGACGACTTGGAATTCGAGAGACCTTAACATGTCTGCGAACCAATTGAAGACAACCTCATCGTCAACTGCAAAACTCCCGCTCAGGAAGCATTTTGGATAGCGCAGAGGCATGCTATCTAGTATTGAACCAAATCCTTAAAGATGTTGGTCAGAGAAGGTTATCCCCTCTATGTGCATAGAATGAGATATGGAAGGTTTGGACGAACTCTCTCCGGATGGTCAGCACAGGTTCTGTCCCCCTATGCCGACAATCCCTGGCGCGGACCAAGAAATGTCAGAGTTCAATATGATGGACGACATTTTCCATTGACCTCAAGTCTCCCTCCATCTTTTCTTAGGAACTCGGGGATGGGCGTGGATTCCCGTGCTCCGCCACCTATCAGGCATCATGTGAGCAGGGCAAGATTGGACTCATCAAGCCAAATGCTCAATCAGTATTCTTATTCCAATACCGATCAGAATGAGGCCTCCCGCGATCCCGATCTTCTTCTCAAACAGATGACCAACCTTATTACCCACAAAAACGCCCAGTAAGGACAGCAGAAATGTCACGACTCCGATGATTATGATTGGGGTCACGATCGAAACCTCCAGGAAAGCGAAAGTTATGCCAACGGCCAAAGCATCGATACTCGTGGCGATGGATAACATCAGCAGAAGATAGACATTCATGGGGTCGATCACCTTCTCTCTTGATTCGAGTCTGATGGACTCATATATCATCTTGCAGCCTATCAAACTCAGAAGAGCAAAGGCTATCCAATGGTCAATGCCAGAAATGAGATCCGTCAAGCTGAGTCCTGCCAGCCATCCTAATACTGGCATTAGGGCTTGGAACGATCCGAAGAATACCGCGATCTTCAGGGCTTTGCTGATCTTCAGTTCTCTCATTTCCAATCCGCTCGTGATGGATACGGCAAGGGAATCCATCGCCAGTCCAATTGCGATCAGCACCATTGTCAGTATGTCCATCAGACATCACATCATACGATCCACCTTGCTTAATGTCCTGAGAATAGAATAGGTTTGCCCATACGCGAGTGTGGGGATGTTCTCCCTTTCCTGTCTCATCAAGCCCCAGTCGCATCTCTGGAGGCCGGTGTCAAGGTTGCCTCCCACTTTGACCCTTCGAAAAGAAGTAAAGGATACATGATGTGGAGAATGATTTGTCGTAGGGATTACTGAGGACTTCAAGGGCAATATCAGCAAGGTCTATGCAAATCCATGGGATAACAGGACGAACACCCCAAGGATCAGAAGTAATGTCCCAATGACGATCCTCTCGTTTTCCTCCAACCAGTGAGAGTGGATCCTCTTGTATCCGATCATAGTGAGGTATATGAGAAGCAGCATTCCCCCGA harbors:
- a CDS encoding acetyl-CoA acetyltransferase — encoded protein: MEDRIAVVGAGSTKFRPDTSEQNWKELMFEAASKAYLDAGLNPRKDIDSFVTCAEDYWEGFSIYDEFVPDQLGAAMRPTCTVCGDGLHGLAIACMQIMSGMVDVVAVESHSKISDLNTYNDVVLFAFDPIYNRPLAGHPYYVAGMEMNAFLNGSGNTEEQCAGVASKNMTNALKNPLGAYGKNVGVGDVMGSEPMFSPAKKLDIAELVDGSIVLVLARAEKAKDITDNPVWITGFGWNSGTPWLEGRAWGRASYAEEAAKMAYKMAGIAEPRSEIGFAEVDDKFSYKELMHLEAVGLAGKGQAGNDLENGRFQPDGDIPINASGGSLGCGNLIEASGLHRALEVVLQLRGQADGRQLNDIERGLAQSWRGVPTASGAVAVFER
- a CDS encoding manganese efflux pump MntP family protein, with amino-acid sequence MDILTMVLIAIGLAMDSLAVSITSGLEMRELKISKALKIAVFFGSFQALMPVLGWLAGLSLTDLISGIDHWIAFALLSLIGCKMIYESIRLESREKVIDPMNVYLLLMLSIATSIDALAVGITFAFLEVSIVTPIIIIGVVTFLLSLLGVFVGNKVGHLFEKKIGIAGGLILIGIGIRILIEHLA
- a CDS encoding thiolase domain-containing protein, with amino-acid sequence MRKVCVLGGGMTIFRRRLQETGKEMSYEATKMALEEAGLELKDVDSVVMGSAPDAFDGIHMKGENLLDGAGGAGKPYLRVFVGGGTAVFTPIAGWWHIASGMADVCLVVAEEKMSSVFPHPQSAFGHIWDPILDRPLKPNLVWIFAMEMNRYMTVHGIKKEDIARVAVKNKRNALDHPCAQLAANLTIDDVLNSEMMAWPVQRLDISPPSDGASAMILASEEVAKKLTDDLVYLDGAGWCIDSTMWTDRDLYFPEYVAGAAKMAYKMAKIENPRKEIDVAEPYDPFDYKELHHMEGLLLCDKGEAPILTREGVTERDGDLPVCPSGGLLGVGNPIAATMGIKACEIYWQLAGKAGKRQVPNDPQVGICQAWGDLMQYGSVLIMRRG
- a CDS encoding Zn-ribbon domain-containing OB-fold protein; translated protein: MSFTHWHGDMEAQYIYTAGIAGERFFRELKDNGKLVGTRCPKCDITYVPPRMYCEKCFTELDEWKDVPLEGEVVAHTEVHVDIEDKKLAEPFVIGFVRIDGTQGGLVHYIKAAEVKNGMKVKAVLKADRVGSILDIEHFAP
- a CDS encoding Zn-ribbon domain-containing OB-fold protein; amino-acid sequence: MTKPENPKGVELSSKQMKEGDVIVNKWDPRVKYAWATGEAISRFLEEMKNGKLIARKCDSCKRILFPPRMFCEECFKPTTEWVYIKDTGKIETYSISYLDKDARRITDPIFVGVVSIDGASEKMGIMHYFDETTKEEISIGMPVKAVWKPPEEREGAITDIKYFRPLKEGEE